Part of the Paeniglutamicibacter sulfureus genome, ACCCGCAAGCCGCTGGGCGTCGTGGGCGTGATCACCCCGTTCAACTTCCCCATCGCCATTCCCGCATGGAAGATCGCCCCGGCGCTGGTCTTCGGCAACACCGTGGTGTGGAAGCCTGCCTCCACCGTGCCGCTGCTGGCCCTGCGCCTGGCGCAGGCACTGGTTGAGGCGGGGCTGCCGGCGGGCGTGCTGAACCTGGTCATCGGACCCGGTTCGCTCGGCAACGAGATCGTGAACCACCCCGACCTGGACGGACTCACCTTCACCGGATCCACCGGGGTGGGCAGGAAGCTCGCCGCGGCGGCCGCCGCGGCCGGAGTCCCGATCCAGGCGGAAATGGGCGGCAAGAACGCCTCCGTCGTGCTGGATGACGCGGATGTGGAACTCGCAGTGGAGCAGGTGCTCTTCGGGGCCTTCCGCTCCACCGGCCAGAAGTGCACCGCCACTTCGCGGCTCATCCTGCAGGAGGAAATCGCCGATGCGTTCCTGGCACGCTTGCACGAACGCCTCAGCGAGTGGAAAACCGGGGACCCGACGGATCCCTCCGTCCACATGGGGCCGGTGGTCTCGGGCCCGGCCGCGGAGCAGATCCGTGCCGGCATCGCCGCCTCGATCGCCCAGGGAGCGGTCGTCACCTTCGAGGGCGATGTCGCGGGCCTGGGGGATGCCTTCGTGGCCCCGACGGTCCTTGAGCTGCCCGCCGGGGAGAACAATGCCTGGAGCGAGGAGTTCTTTGGCCCCGTGCTGGCAGTGCGCAGGGTGGCAACCACCGAGCAGGCGTTCGAGCTGGCCAACGACTCCGAATACGGCCTGAGTTGTGCGCTGTTCACCCAGGACCTTTCCAAGGCGCTGGCGGCCATGGAGAAAATCGACGTGGGCATCTTGCACGTGAATTCGGAATCGGCGGGCGCCGACCCGCACGTGCCCTTTGGCGGGGCCAAGAAGAGCGGGTACGGGCCCAAGGAACAAGGCGGCGCGGCGAAGGAATTCTTCACGCACACCACCACGGTGTACCTGCGCGGAGCGTAGGAAACGAGGTTTGGGGCACCCGCCGTCATCCAGCCTGACCGGATGCGGCGGATGCCCCGGGTCATGTCTAGGATGGGCAACGGGCATGGCAGAAACGTGATCCAGCGAACAATTGACGAAAGTGCGGAGCCTAAATGAGCGCAGAGACCGGCATCGAGAACATTTCCACCATCCTGGTCATTGGAGCGGGGACCATGGGGCGGCAGATCGCGATGACCGCTGCCCTGGCCGGGTTCGCGACCATCATCCAGGATATTTCCGCCGACGGCCTTGCCGCGGCGCGCACCGAGCTCGAGGGTTGGGCGGCCTCGCGGGTGGCCAAGGGCAAGCTGGAGCAGGCGACAGCCACCGCGGCGCTGGAGGCGCTTGGCTACAGCACCGACCTGGACTCCGTCGCGACAAAAGCCGACTTCATCATCGAGGCCGCCACCGAGCGCCTGGACATCAAAACGCAGATTTTCGAGAAGCTCGGCGTGCTGGCACCGGCCCACGCCATCCTGGCCACGAATTCCTCGACCCTCGGTTCCTCCAAGGTCGCCGAGGCTACAGGCCGGCCCGCACAGGTGTGCAACATGCACTTCTTCAACCCGGCCCTGGTCATGAAGTGCGTGGAGGTCGTGCGCCACGAAACCACCAGCGATGCAACGGTGGAAACCACCATGGAACTGGCGCGGCGCCTGGGCAAGGAGCCGGTGCTAATCAATCGCGAGGTCCCCGGATTCATCGCCAACCGCCTGATGGGCGCGATCCAGCGCGAGGCGCTCTTCCTGGCCGAATCGGGCATCGCCAGCATCGAGGACATCGACACCACCGCCCGCACGGCGCTGGGCCACCCGATGGGTCCGTTCGCGCTGATGGACTTGGTGGGCCTGGATGTCATCGACTTCATTGCCCAGGCCACCCACGCGGAAACCGGCGCGGTCGAGGACGCCCCCAACGAGCGCATCGCGGCCCTGGTGGCCGAGGGCAAGCTGGGACGGAAGTCGGGCGCCGGGTTCTACGACTACAAGGGGTAGTGGGAAACCGTTTTGTCCCGGCCCGGGCACTGCCGCGTGACAGGCGTCCGGGGTTGCTGACACCGGCGCCGTGGGCCGTGGGCCTTATGGTTTCTGGCGGCGAACTTCCTCGACAAGAGGTGCAGGGAGGCCGTTCGACAGGGGCGAAATCACGGCACCAGTAGAGAGGGAACTAAGTGTCGCGTGAAGCATGACACAAGTCACAGTCACTGCTATGGTCGGAGCAAGTCCATGGTGCGCTTTACCCATGGTAGCTATCGACCGGACGCGGGGCTGAGTGGGTGACTGGCGGTTCCGGGCACGGGAGGTTTTCCGGTTCACCCATGTGAAACGACCGGGAGTCACAGCTGTGAACCACCAGACGGCCGGCTTTGAGCACAAAGACGGCAGCCGGGGACAGCAGGTCTCCGCAAACTTTTGACTGTTTTGTGAACCAAGCACATTGATGATCTGAAAATGTCGGAGGACCCCTCATGGGTGGAACGATCGCTTGGCCGAAAGGGCAGATTGCCCACGGAAGCTAAGCTGGCCTGCACACAGCGAGCCAGCTGACCCGGACTTCGGCTCCTGACGCTGATACGCAGGCCGCTTTGTTGCGTGCCCATCATCGATCGTTCGTACACAGCGCTTTCCGCTCGGCGGGAAGTAGGAGGAAGCGGCATGACCGCCAAACCAACCACAGACTCCCAGTGCTTGATTACCGTTAACGGAGCGGTGCGGGAATTTACCGGACCAACGCATACCAACGCCCTGGACTTCCTGCGCGGTGAAGGACTTACCTCATGCAAGGAAGGGTGCGCCGAAGGTGAATGCGGGGCCTGTTCCATCCTGGTGGCCAGAGCAGACGGCGAAGCCACACGCTGGACCGCACTAAACGCCTGCCTCCTGCCGGCCGCTGCCCTTGACGGGCAGGAGGTGATTACCGCCGAAGGGCTGGGGGACCGCACCCGCCTGCATCCGGTCCAGCAACAGATGGTCGAGCACGGTGGATCCCAATGCGGTTACTGCACCCCGGGATTCGTCTGCAGCATGGCCGCCGAATACTATCGACCGGAGCGGGCAACCGCCGCAGGAGCCCCGCCGAATGAAGAGGACGCAGCAGACCAGCACTGCGGGCCAAATGGGTTTGACCTGCATGCGCTTTCAGGCAACCTGTGCCGGTGCACCGGGTACCGGCCCATCCGTGATGCCGCCTTTGCGCTCGGCACGCCGGCGGTGGATGACGCGCTGGCTGCCCGCCGCGACCAGCTGGCTCCGGCCGTCGTGCACACAGACCTGTCTCGCGCCGATACCCCCACGGGCCAGCTCGGCCGCTACCGGAGGCCCGGAACCCTGGAGGAAGCACTGCAGATCCTGTTCGAGGAACCCGGGGTGCTGCCCCTCGCCGGTGGAACCGACTGGGGCGTGGAGGTCAACATCAAGGGGGCACGGGCCCGTTCCCTGCTGGCCATCGACCGGCTGAGTGAACTGAGGCAACTGGATGTGACTGACACGCACATTGAGATCGGGGCGGCTTGCACGCTCAGTGAACTGGAACGTGGACTGCACGGACGGATCCCACTGCTGGGCAAGCTCTTTGGCCAGTTCGCTTCCCGGCTCATCCGCAACAGCGCGACCATCGGCGGGAACCTGGGCACCGGCTCACCCATCGGCGACACGGCTCCGGCCTTGTTGGCCCTGGACGCCGAGCTGGTGCTTGGCTCGGTGACGGGCCAACGGGTGGTGCCATTGGCCGACTACTTCACCGGGTACCGACAAACGGCCCGTCAGCCCGGCGAGCTGATCACCGTCATCCGCGTCCCGCTGCCCCTTTCCGGATTGACCTCATTCCAAAAAATCTCCAAGCGCCGCTTTGACGACATCTCCAGTGTGGCCATCGGCTATGCCCTCGCTGTCCAGAACGGCATCATCACCAAGGCGCGGATCGGCCTGGGCGGGGTGGCGGCCACCCCGTTGCGCGCGACCGCCACCGAAGCGATGCTCGAAGGCCGGGCATGGGACCTGGAAACCATCCGCGCCGCGGCCCAGGTCATGGGTGAGGAAGGAACCCCAATGGATGACCACCGGGCCAGCGCCGAATACCGGAAGGCGATGCTCGAATCCTCGTTCGAACGGTTCTTCGCCGCACAACTGCAAGTCGCCCATTCGTTGAAGGGAGAAGGCAAATGAGCCGGTTGTCCCAACGTCCCGACCGTCCCATCGTCGGGGAAACCCATCCGCACGAGTCGGCGGTGGGACACGTCACCGGAAGTGCGTTGTACACCGATGACCTGGACCGGCGGTTGGTCGGAGTGCTGCATGCCTACCCGGTGCAGTCAACGCAGGCGCACGCAAAAATCCTGAAAGTGGGTATCGACGGGGCCTACCGGGTTCCCGGCGTGGTCCGGGTGATCACGGCATCGGACATCCCGGGGGTCAACGACCAAGGTGCCAAACGCGACGAACCGATGCTGCCGGTGGACGAGATCATGTTCTATGGCCAGCCTGTGGTGTGGGTGCTCGGCGAGGACCTGGAAGCTGCCAAGGCCGGGGCAGCCGCCGTTGAAGTGGACTACGAACCGCTCGACTCGTTGATCACCCTGCAGGATG contains:
- a CDS encoding aldehyde dehydrogenase family protein; this translates as MTETMTHTDTVPLRLLIDGEWIDGAGAGLESTSPADPGHVVAAGGTATEADVRSAMSAARAAASGWAATPMAERGSYLARAAAIITANADAWGAELAREEGKTAAEGKGEVLRAAQILTYYSAEGDRLAGDVFSSPRRGEQILVTRKPLGVVGVITPFNFPIAIPAWKIAPALVFGNTVVWKPASTVPLLALRLAQALVEAGLPAGVLNLVIGPGSLGNEIVNHPDLDGLTFTGSTGVGRKLAAAAAAAGVPIQAEMGGKNASVVLDDADVELAVEQVLFGAFRSTGQKCTATSRLILQEEIADAFLARLHERLSEWKTGDPTDPSVHMGPVVSGPAAEQIRAGIAASIAQGAVVTFEGDVAGLGDAFVAPTVLELPAGENNAWSEEFFGPVLAVRRVATTEQAFELANDSEYGLSCALFTQDLSKALAAMEKIDVGILHVNSESAGADPHVPFGGAKKSGYGPKEQGGAAKEFFTHTTTVYLRGA
- a CDS encoding xanthine dehydrogenase small subunit; the encoded protein is MTAKPTTDSQCLITVNGAVREFTGPTHTNALDFLRGEGLTSCKEGCAEGECGACSILVARADGEATRWTALNACLLPAAALDGQEVITAEGLGDRTRLHPVQQQMVEHGGSQCGYCTPGFVCSMAAEYYRPERATAAGAPPNEEDAADQHCGPNGFDLHALSGNLCRCTGYRPIRDAAFALGTPAVDDALAARRDQLAPAVVHTDLSRADTPTGQLGRYRRPGTLEEALQILFEEPGVLPLAGGTDWGVEVNIKGARARSLLAIDRLSELRQLDVTDTHIEIGAACTLSELERGLHGRIPLLGKLFGQFASRLIRNSATIGGNLGTGSPIGDTAPALLALDAELVLGSVTGQRVVPLADYFTGYRQTARQPGELITVIRVPLPLSGLTSFQKISKRRFDDISSVAIGYALAVQNGIITKARIGLGGVAATPLRATATEAMLEGRAWDLETIRAAAQVMGEEGTPMDDHRASAEYRKAMLESSFERFFAAQLQVAHSLKGEGK
- a CDS encoding 3-hydroxyacyl-CoA dehydrogenase family protein; protein product: MSAETGIENISTILVIGAGTMGRQIAMTAALAGFATIIQDISADGLAAARTELEGWAASRVAKGKLEQATATAALEALGYSTDLDSVATKADFIIEAATERLDIKTQIFEKLGVLAPAHAILATNSSTLGSSKVAEATGRPAQVCNMHFFNPALVMKCVEVVRHETTSDATVETTMELARRLGKEPVLINREVPGFIANRLMGAIQREALFLAESGIASIEDIDTTARTALGHPMGPFALMDLVGLDVIDFIAQATHAETGAVEDAPNERIAALVAEGKLGRKSGAGFYDYKG